AGGCGGATTCAATGCCAGCTTCAACCGAAAGTTTTTTAGTAAGCAGGTAGCTCAGTTTTAAAGGAAGGATTAAGTAGTGTTGTTTGTAAGTATGGGTTTCTGTCTCTGAACCATACCCATAATCATATCCGTCTATTGGCGTATAAATCCATGTTGTGTTTTCGTTCGATTTATAGCGATAACCGGCCTGTAAAGTCGCAGCAAATTTTGCGGTAATGTTATATTGTATAAAACCACCCCCACCAAAGGCAGCATTATTGTTAAAACTATCACCTGAATACGTTTTTTTTGGGAAAAAGTATCCTCCCTCGGCATAAATGCCTGTTGAGAAATTGTTTTGAGCAAAGGAGAAATAACCTGCAAATAACAGGAATAAAATAATTGTAATCTGTTTCATTGTTGTTTGTGTGAAATGAAGTATTTATAATTCTAGATTTTCAGAATGTGTATTTATAACCGATTGATGGAACTATTGGAAATATGGACACCTGCTTTACTTTCCCATGGGTATCTTTATAAAAGTACCAGGGATTCATCCGGTTATAAACATTATATATGGAAAATGACCAGGTGTGAGTCTTACCATAGCTTTTTACTCTTTTAGTATTATAACCGATATCAAGATGATGAAATAATGGCATCCTAAAGTTGTTAGGATAATCATATGTTTGTCTTGTCCCGGTCCAGTCTGGTACTCCTCCCAAATAGTCTTCCATACCCGGCATGGGCAAGCCCTGATATTCTACATCGGGAATGCTTAAGTTGTTTCCTGACTGAAGGGTAAATCCAAAGGAGAATGTTTTCTCTTGCCACTCCGACTTAAATAATTGATATTCTCCTACCAAAGATACATCGTGTCTTCTGTCGTATTTATAGGGAAACCAGTCTCCTTCATTTACTTCATTAAATTGTCGTTCAGACCAGGCCAGAGTATATGAAAGCATTCCGGTTAATAGCCCCTTCTCTTTTTTCACCATAAACTCGGCACCGTAGGCTTTACCTTGTCCAACATTAATGTTTTCAATCCAGTTTTTATTCTGCGAACTTAAAAATACGGCTCCTTCTTCGAATCGGATCACATCTTTCATTTCTTTATAGTAGGCTTCTACTCCAAATGAATAATCTATTAAGTGTTTTTCAATACCTGCCGATAATTGCCAGCCTTTTTGAGGAGCAACTACATCGGTTGAGCCAACCCATAAATCGGTGGGCAAGCCAAGTGAAGAATTAGACAGCAGATGAATAAATTGCGACATTTGGGTGAAAGCAACATTTCCGGAAAGCCCGTTATCCGCATTATATTTGAATGCAAGCCTTGGCTCAAAAGAAATATAATTCTTTTTTCCTGTATCATATAGAACAGCTCTTAATCCAATATTAGCCTTAAAACGGTCAATTATCAGTTCGTTCTCACCATAAAACTCCAAATTTTTGGCTGTATTTTTATCTTCCTGGTTCCGATTGGTTTCAAATTCATCGTCGACAGTTTGAACAATATTTGGGGCAAAATGCATTAGAGTTGCCTTACTTCCCAATCTTAATGTGTAGTTTGGCGATAGGTACCAGTCGATATCGGTTGTTAAGCTTAAATCGTTTAACGACGAATTTGCATTGTATTTGGTATAACGTTCTTCTGATTCCGACTCAACCAAATTTGTTAAATCGTAATGACTATAATAGACAGAAGTATTAAAAAAAAGTTTTTGAGAGAGTTGATGATTCAACCGAAGCACTGAGGTTAGGTTTCCCCATTTATAGTAATATTCATTGCTTATACCATCCTGGTTGTCTTTACTAAATTGCTTATCCCGGCCTGAATATACGCTTAAATAGATTCTATTCTTGGGATTAATAAGCCAATTGGCTTTTGCATTGAGGTCGTAAAATTTGAATCCACCAGTATTTTCAAGACCAATTAATTTCTGATACAGGACCATCGGTACGTCGAGCATTGTTCTTCTGAATGAAACGATATAAGCTGCTTTGTCTTTAACAATAGGAGCTTCATAGGTCATGCGTGCAGAAATGGGACTAACGGATAACACACCGTGTTGGCGTTGCATATTCCCTTCTTTCATATTTATATCCAAGACTGATGACAACCTGCCACCGTAACGGGCTGGGATGCCACCTTTGTATAAGGACACATTCTTTATGGCGTCGCTGTTAAATACTGACAAAAACCCGAATAGATGATTTACATTATAAACAGGCACTCCATCTAAAAGAATAAGGTTTTGGTCAGCACTTCCTCCACGAACGCTATAACCAGTTGTGTTTTCGGCTCCTCCTTTAATTCCCGGTAAAAACTGGATGGATTTTAATAAATCCTGTTCGCCAAGTATTGCCGGCATCCTGTTTATTGCTTCCATACCGGGGGTGAAATGACTTAAGGACGATACGGCATTGTTCCCACCTGGTTTGCTGGCTGTCACCTGCACTTCGTTCAGCTCCAATCCAAGGGATAAGCTGATGTTAATTACTGTATCCGAGGACAAATTAATTTCCTTACAAGCAGGTTTATAGCCAATATACCGGCACGACAAACCATATCTTCCTGCAGGTAACGTTAAGCTGTAGAACCCGTATTGGTTTGAGGCAACACCACGAGCTTTATCTACCAGCACATTAGCGCCAATTAAACGCTCTCCTGACATATTATCTTCGACATAGCCACTAATCGTAAACCTTTCCTGCGCCGCTGTGACAAAAGAGAACAATATCAAAATAGAGAAGATTAGTTTTCGCATGTTAAAATTTTATTTGTGTTGCGGCAACTGCCCCGAAAATTCCATAACCATTCTCTATGTTGCTGTAAATCTGCACAGGTTCGCGAAACGGGAGGTCTTTTTCTGAATTAAGCCGGGCTTTTAAAGTTGATTTTAAATACTTATCATACTCTGGATCGCATGACCACAAGTACCATTTTATACCAGACCTTCTCTCAAATGTCAAATCCATATCTTGCCCATTATAACCTACATCAGAAAAACGCAAATAGTAATAATAAATATAGCCGTACTCCGATTCGGCATCAATGTCGCGGTTAAAATCATCGATAAAAACGGCATTGGTTTCAATACTGTTCATCCAGTAGTAGTTTGTTTCGTTTGGGTTGTCGTGTACGGACATATCAACTCGGACGAAAACTCTACTCCCGGCAGCTGGTGAAGAAATATGTGTAGTAT
The sequence above is a segment of the uncultured Draconibacterium sp. genome. Coding sequences within it:
- a CDS encoding outer membrane beta-barrel protein, which gives rise to MKQITIILFLLFAGYFSFAQNNFSTGIYAEGGYFFPKKTYSGDSFNNNAAFGGGGFIQYNITAKFAATLQAGYRYKSNENTTWIYTPIDGYDYGYGSETETHTYKQHYLILPLKLSYLLTKKLSVEAGIESAWILNYGKVTGDQLSEDVNAPYHNFVNEKQEFDWIVGLGYKLSPKLQASLNYTQGFKEQGMGAIKNIGDSYGQIYKNRMLMFHLSYSIFGSN
- a CDS encoding TonB-dependent receptor, translating into MRKLIFSILILFSFVTAAQERFTISGYVEDNMSGERLIGANVLVDKARGVASNQYGFYSLTLPAGRYGLSCRYIGYKPACKEINLSSDTVINISLSLGLELNEVQVTASKPGGNNAVSSLSHFTPGMEAINRMPAILGEQDLLKSIQFLPGIKGGAENTTGYSVRGGSADQNLILLDGVPVYNVNHLFGFLSVFNSDAIKNVSLYKGGIPARYGGRLSSVLDINMKEGNMQRQHGVLSVSPISARMTYEAPIVKDKAAYIVSFRRTMLDVPMVLYQKLIGLENTGGFKFYDLNAKANWLINPKNRIYLSVYSGRDKQFSKDNQDGISNEYYYKWGNLTSVLRLNHQLSQKLFFNTSVYYSHYDLTNLVESESEERYTKYNANSSLNDLSLTTDIDWYLSPNYTLRLGSKATLMHFAPNIVQTVDDEFETNRNQEDKNTAKNLEFYGENELIIDRFKANIGLRAVLYDTGKKNYISFEPRLAFKYNADNGLSGNVAFTQMSQFIHLLSNSSLGLPTDLWVGSTDVVAPQKGWQLSAGIEKHLIDYSFGVEAYYKEMKDVIRFEEGAVFLSSQNKNWIENINVGQGKAYGAEFMVKKEKGLLTGMLSYTLAWSERQFNEVNEGDWFPYKYDRRHDVSLVGEYQLFKSEWQEKTFSFGFTLQSGNNLSIPDVEYQGLPMPGMEDYLGGVPDWTGTRQTYDYPNNFRMPLFHHLDIGYNTKRVKSYGKTHTWSFSIYNVYNRMNPWYFYKDTHGKVKQVSIFPIVPSIGYKYTF
- a CDS encoding DUF4249 domain-containing protein; this encodes MYRKRLILICLITPLVFFISCEKEVLIETGHPEKLCLNCILNPDSLVTASLTLSRDVENSSNFNTVDNATLELYTDNGFHDTLVSLGSGRYQLNYQPLEGISYNMVVNHNGRNKIRATTTVPGRASVSWIADTTHISSPAAGSRVFVRVDMSVHDNPNETNYYWMNSIETNAVFIDDFNRDIDAESEYGYIYYYYLRFSDVGYNGQDMDLTFERRSGIKWYLWSCDPEYDKYLKSTLKARLNSEKDLPFREPVQIYSNIENGYGIFGAVAATQIKF